A genomic region of Homalodisca vitripennis isolate AUS2020 chromosome 5, UT_GWSS_2.1, whole genome shotgun sequence contains the following coding sequences:
- the LOC124362627 gene encoding uncharacterized protein LOC124362627 has translation MSETQEVVAVETDEDIDMEKLIMFVEERSLLWDKSIEEYKDRNKNREAWREICHALFPGFEDKSASEKKQLGDNLLKKWRNIRDRWMKHIRQDKDSKRSGAGASKIKKYIYHDQLQFLKKIAHQHDTESSINVPEGNNSVSPTEDIIDNTGTRIPAQPNKPKVTRKRKRNEDEFELKMMKILEQPYDEEETYFGFFRSMVPTLKTFTTDQFVEFQLGVLGVLKNVKAQGQGQGTSQVPTSQYQQVHYPYPGSQPQNVYCPQQQPQFAPQFSNQTYINPYIRPIHPHTSTSSEQYYPMNQQTSQEASNQQPTPPSRTPTPHRATATPASSVLSLDFEGDSNDFNI, from the exons atgagtGAAACACAAGAGGTAGTGGCAGTCGAGACTGATGAAGATATTGACatggaaaaattaattatgtttgtgGAAGAAAGATCACTGCTGTGGGACAAGTCGATAGAGGAGTATAAAGACAGAAACAAGAACAGGGAAGCTTGGAGAGAAATCTGTCATGCGCTATTTCCTGGATTTGAAGACAAATCCGCTTCTGAAAAGAAACAGTTGG GGGACAACTTGCTGAAGAAATGGCGAAATATAAGGGATAGGTGGATGAAGCACATTCGACAAGATAAGGATTCAAAAAGATCAGGAGCTGGagctagtaaaataaaaaaatacatatatcacGACCAACttcaatttttgaagaaaatagcTCACCAACATGACACAGAGTCATCCATCAACGTACCCGAAGGCAATAATTCTGTATCACCGACGGAAGATATAATAGACAATACAGGAACTCGTATTCCAGCGCAGCCAAACAAACCAAAAGTAACAAGAAAAAGGAAGAGAAACGAAGACGAGTTCGAACTGAAGATGATGAAAATCTTAGAACAGCCGTATGACGAAGAAGAAACTTACTTTGGCTTCTTCAGAAGTATGGTTCCAACTTTAAAGACCTTTACTACTGACCAGTTTGTTGAATTTCAGCTAGGCGTTCTCGGGGTTTTAAAAAACGTCAAGGCCCAAGGACAGGGTCAAGGAACCAGCCAGGTCCCTACTTCGCAATACCAGCAAGTCCACTACCCATATCCCGGGAGTCAGCCTCAAAACGTGTATTGTCCTCAACAACAACCGCAGTTTGCTCCGCAATTTTCAAACCAGACCTACATCAACCCATACATTCGTCCGATTCACCCACATACCTCAACCAGCAGTGAACAGTACTATCCAATGAACCAACAAACCAGTCAAGAAGCAAGCAACCAGCAGCCAACGCCACCATCACGGACACCAACCCCGCATCGTGCTACAGCTACTCCAGCATCAAGTGTCTTGTCCTTGGATTTCGAAGGAGattcaaatgattttaatatttga